A stretch of [Clostridium] innocuum DNA encodes these proteins:
- a CDS encoding purine-nucleoside phosphorylase, producing MHVREEINEAYEYIRKRTHYTPAIGIILGTGYHQLADMIEQPEQYRYADIPHFPVPGVAGHEGTLIIRRIQGKEVVVMKGRCHCYEGYSPSRVTLPVRVMKRLGVETIIITNCSGQAGESVKAQDLFVIRNHLNFSGFNPLIGENLEEYEERFPDLAYPYNRDCIQQIKELAAQEHIELKEGVYAMFSGPSYETVMETYMAARLGADIVGMSTIPEVIIANHCGMKVLALSGVPCPAAAYSDQEITHEQVMENCQSISDKAMILIGRFIKEL from the coding sequence ATGCATGTAAGAGAAGAAATCAACGAAGCGTACGAGTATATCAGAAAGCGTACGCACTACACTCCCGCAATCGGAATCATTTTAGGGACCGGATATCATCAGCTTGCTGATATGATCGAACAACCTGAGCAGTACCGCTATGCGGATATCCCCCATTTCCCGGTGCCCGGTGTCGCAGGACATGAAGGAACCCTGATCATCAGGAGAATACAGGGGAAAGAGGTGGTAGTCATGAAAGGAAGATGCCATTGCTATGAAGGCTATTCACCCAGCAGGGTAACACTTCCTGTTCGTGTCATGAAGCGTCTTGGTGTAGAAACCATCATCATTACAAACTGCAGCGGGCAGGCCGGTGAATCCGTAAAGGCACAGGATTTATTCGTCATTCGCAACCATCTGAATTTCTCCGGCTTCAATCCTTTGATCGGAGAAAATTTAGAGGAATACGAAGAGCGGTTTCCCGACCTTGCCTATCCATATAATCGAGACTGTATACAGCAGATAAAAGAGCTTGCAGCACAGGAACACATTGAACTGAAGGAAGGCGTTTATGCAATGTTTTCGGGGCCGAGCTATGAAACCGTCATGGAAACCTATATGGCGGCAAGACTGGGCGCTGATATTGTCGGAATGTCCACCATTCCGGAGGTTATCATCGCCAATCACTGCGGGATGAAGGTTTTAGCCTTATCCGGTGTTCCATGTCCGGCAGCCGCCTATTCCGATCAGGAAATCACACATGAACAGGTAATGGAGAATTGTCAGAGCATTTCTGACAAAGCGATGATTCTGATTGGAAGATTCATCAAAGAATTATAG
- a CDS encoding nicotinamide riboside transporter PnuC, protein MNIIKKSTELTKSPIFAILSCLLCILAGYSIKSSLIEIFASVMGIINVWLLSKEKISNFIFGIITVLAYLYIYYTTGLYALAILACFQVIFNIYGWYYWGMGDDGNSTKTSGLNRQGQLLWIAIILLLWAVWGYVEINILHAQNAILDSLTAILGFIGQYWLSRKLYENWILWIISNLLFMVIYVLNGYFIMLILVIIQFILSIAGLIEWYESYLEQGRNKIMF, encoded by the coding sequence ATGAATATCATTAAGAAGTCAACCGAACTAACCAAAAGCCCGATTTTTGCCATACTATCCTGTCTGCTCTGCATCCTTGCAGGCTACAGCATAAAGTCCAGCCTCATTGAAATCTTCGCCTCGGTGATGGGCATTATCAATGTATGGCTGCTATCAAAGGAAAAAATTTCAAACTTCATATTTGGTATTATCACCGTGCTTGCATATTTGTATATCTATTATACAACAGGCTTATACGCACTGGCGATTCTGGCCTGCTTTCAGGTCATCTTCAATATCTATGGATGGTATTACTGGGGAATGGGGGATGACGGCAACAGCACAAAAACATCCGGCTTAAACAGACAGGGGCAGCTTCTCTGGATTGCGATCATCCTGCTTCTGTGGGCTGTATGGGGTTATGTGGAAATCAATATCCTGCATGCTCAGAATGCCATCCTGGACAGTCTGACAGCTATCCTTGGCTTTATCGGTCAATACTGGCTGAGCAGAAAGCTGTATGAAAACTGGATTTTATGGATTATAAGCAATCTTCTCTTCATGGTAATTTATGTCCTGAACGGCTATTTTATCATGCTGATTCTGGTGATTATTCAATTCATCCTCTCCATTGCCGGATTGATAGAATGGTACGAAAGCTATCTCGAGCAGGGCAGAAATAAAATCATGTTCTGA
- a CDS encoding Crp/Fnr family transcriptional regulator, translating to MKPDLTTFIAACPADIRSHFQEQTYSFQDKLMEQNKKSDCIYILLSGIVKNYHSEINGNVYIEDIDTGVTIYGELEALIDKETVSTVEAVTECRVLKLENAQFLKWLRADNAFTLYITTLIAQRNYACSKQERVNAFYPLKYRIMYMIYNTLCKKDLTITKDLLVEGTGSNIRSINRVVHTLIRDGILDYKSGIITVHSMERLEEEIKLYS from the coding sequence ATGAAACCTGATCTGACAACCTTTATAGCCGCCTGTCCTGCCGATATCCGCTCTCATTTTCAGGAACAGACCTATTCCTTTCAGGATAAGCTGATGGAACAGAATAAAAAAAGTGACTGCATCTACATCCTGTTGAGCGGAATTGTAAAAAACTATCACTCTGAAATCAATGGAAATGTCTACATAGAGGATATTGATACCGGTGTGACGATTTACGGAGAGCTGGAGGCACTCATTGATAAAGAGACCGTCTCCACCGTGGAAGCCGTTACGGAATGCAGGGTGCTGAAGCTGGAAAATGCACAGTTTCTAAAATGGCTGCGTGCAGATAATGCATTTACCTTATATATTACGACGTTGATTGCACAGAGGAATTACGCTTGCAGTAAACAGGAAAGAGTAAATGCCTTTTACCCCCTGAAATACAGAATTATGTATATGATTTACAACACTCTGTGCAAAAAAGACCTCACGATCACCAAGGATCTTCTGGTAGAGGGAACGGGCTCCAATATACGCAGCATCAACAGGGTTGTGCATACATTGATCAGGGATGGGATTCTGGATTATAAGTCAGGTATTATAACGGTTCATTCCATGGAACGCCTGGAGGAAGAAATAAAGCTTTACAGCTAA
- a CDS encoding Gfo/Idh/MocA family oxidoreductase — MKKVNIGVVGAGIYGNYHIHTYSCDPHVETVVFCDLNEERRAATQNRYQIRGYADVKEMITAEKLDAISIATPDPYHYEPARAAMEAGIKYLMIEKPLATSVEECEELIAMAEKYGVQIAVDFHKRWDPAYNNMRDEILMDKENIIRGYMSLDDVIDVPMNWFTWTDQSSPSWFLGVHCYDLIRYVSGSEVESVYAVGNKQVLKKQGYQTYDSIQAILTMEDGSSWTVENSWILPNTYPKSNDGQLVIVTEHKYLKNESYRGVKTYTDKKASLPNYIFMKFDEHNASGFGLEPMQDFVSDIVNQRSFRTNAYDGLQATRIAAAVHASAESGNVIHL, encoded by the coding sequence ATGAAAAAAGTTAACATCGGAGTGGTAGGAGCCGGAATTTACGGTAATTATCATATCCATACGTATAGTTGTGACCCGCATGTGGAAACGGTGGTGTTCTGTGATTTGAACGAGGAGCGCAGAGCAGCCACACAAAACCGCTATCAGATCAGAGGCTATGCAGATGTCAAGGAAATGATTACGGCAGAGAAGCTGGATGCTATCAGCATTGCGACACCGGACCCTTATCACTATGAACCGGCAAGGGCTGCCATGGAGGCAGGTATCAAATATCTGATGATTGAAAAACCGCTGGCAACCTCCGTAGAAGAATGTGAAGAACTGATTGCCATGGCAGAGAAGTACGGTGTGCAGATTGCCGTGGACTTCCATAAACGCTGGGATCCGGCCTATAACAATATGCGTGATGAAATCCTGATGGATAAAGAAAACATCATCCGCGGCTATATGTCACTGGATGATGTGATCGATGTTCCTATGAACTGGTTTACCTGGACTGATCAATCCTCACCCTCCTGGTTTCTCGGTGTGCACTGCTATGATCTGATTCGCTATGTAAGCGGCAGTGAGGTGGAGAGCGTGTATGCAGTCGGGAATAAACAGGTACTAAAAAAGCAAGGCTATCAGACCTATGACAGTATCCAGGCCATTCTGACGATGGAGGATGGAAGCAGCTGGACGGTGGAAAACTCCTGGATTCTTCCCAATACGTATCCGAAATCAAATGACGGACAGCTTGTGATCGTGACGGAGCACAAGTATCTGAAGAATGAATCCTATCGGGGAGTTAAAACCTATACTGACAAAAAGGCAAGTCTGCCAAACTATATCTTCATGAAATTTGATGAACATAATGCAAGCGGCTTTGGACTGGAGCCGATGCAGGACTTCGTCAGTGACATCGTAAACCAGCGCTCCTTCCGGACAAATGCGTATGATGGTTTACAGGCGACAAGAATCGCTGCCGCAGTGCATGCATCCGCAGAAAGCGGCAACGTCATTCATCTGTAA
- a CDS encoding PTS galactitol transporter subunit IIC (with GatAB forms a phosphoenolpyruvate-dependent sugar phosphotransferase transporter for galactitol; subunit IIC forms the translocation channel and contains the substrate binding site), translating into MQTVLDIIQYIVDLGSYVFVPILMCIIGLIFGLKPSKAIKAGVTVGIGLIGVSIVSTLTADSLSPVINEMVKVLDLNLTAIDVGGSPAAAVGFGSLLGAALIIVILITNIVLVALKLTKTVNVDIYNFWYFAITAGFVQLLTGSYWLAILAGVTHAILGLKVADVMAHRTQEIIGIDAISIPHGFAAASAPLFMLLDKVYDRIPYLKHRKESEEESGEHGIGKVIGSVLGQPIYLGLIMGLLFGVVAGYDFKGIADVMMKTAAIMMLFPTMVKMIVNGLIPISNQAKKFFTTHFKDRELYIGLDSAVTIGHPVTISVGFLMIPVFMVFAAILPGNTTLPLGEVPFAAFYVCFATIVHRGNRKRTIISSLIFIPIVLWISSWAAPLFTELASNAGLSYVQAGQQATTMALGNMFIWLPTVLAQTPVIGAGILIIIDIAVLFGGKVIERYYAKEDAAFEAKYYE; encoded by the coding sequence ATGCAGACAGTATTAGACATCATTCAGTATATCGTCGACCTGGGAAGCTATGTATTTGTACCGATTCTGATGTGCATCATCGGATTGATTTTCGGACTGAAGCCTTCCAAGGCCATCAAAGCGGGGGTAACGGTGGGAATCGGACTCATCGGAGTCAGTATTGTATCAACCCTAACGGCAGATTCCCTGTCACCGGTCATCAATGAAATGGTCAAGGTGCTGGATCTGAATCTGACCGCAATCGATGTCGGCGGATCACCGGCGGCAGCTGTTGGCTTCGGAAGTCTGCTTGGGGCTGCGCTGATTATCGTCATTCTGATTACCAATATCGTTCTGGTCGCTTTAAAGCTGACCAAAACAGTAAATGTCGACATTTACAACTTCTGGTATTTTGCTATAACAGCAGGCTTTGTTCAGCTCCTTACCGGAAGCTACTGGCTGGCAATCCTGGCAGGAGTCACGCATGCCATTCTGGGACTGAAGGTCGCAGATGTCATGGCACATCGCACACAGGAAATTATCGGTATTGATGCCATCTCCATTCCACACGGCTTTGCGGCGGCAAGTGCACCGCTGTTCATGCTGCTGGATAAGGTATATGACCGGATTCCCTATCTGAAGCACCGTAAGGAAAGTGAAGAGGAGAGTGGAGAGCACGGTATCGGAAAGGTGATCGGCTCTGTGCTGGGACAGCCAATCTATCTGGGATTGATCATGGGACTGCTGTTCGGCGTGGTAGCCGGCTATGATTTCAAGGGGATTGCGGATGTGATGATGAAGACAGCTGCGATCATGATGCTGTTTCCGACAATGGTAAAAATGATCGTCAACGGTCTGATTCCGATATCCAATCAGGCAAAGAAATTCTTCACCACACATTTTAAGGACAGAGAACTGTATATCGGACTGGATTCTGCGGTAACCATCGGACATCCTGTGACAATCAGTGTCGGCTTTCTGATGATTCCGGTCTTCATGGTCTTTGCGGCAATTCTTCCCGGCAATACCACGCTGCCCCTTGGTGAGGTACCGTTTGCGGCCTTCTATGTGTGCTTTGCGACCATCGTTCACCGCGGTAACCGTAAAAGAACAATTATATCCAGCCTGATTTTTATTCCGATCGTGCTGTGGATTTCAAGCTGGGCAGCACCGCTGTTCACGGAGCTCGCCTCCAATGCCGGACTGAGCTATGTACAGGCCGGACAGCAGGCAACGACCATGGCTCTTGGAAATATGTTTATCTGGCTGCCGACCGTCCTGGCTCAGACACCGGTGATCGGTGCAGGCATCCTGATTATCATTGATATCGCAGTACTGTTTGGCGGAAAGGTTATCGAGCGCTATTATGCGAAAGAGGATGCGGCATTTGAAGCGAAGTATTATGAATAA
- a CDS encoding PTS sugar transporter subunit IIB — protein MKKIVIACGAGLATSSMVREKVEEELKEHGISCEIMQCTLHEVESYDGQVDLIITTMKVKKKFTTPLVHGSAYLTGINEEAVTQQIMDILA, from the coding sequence ATGAAAAAAATTGTAATCGCCTGCGGGGCAGGACTGGCAACCTCCAGCATGGTTCGTGAAAAGGTGGAGGAGGAACTGAAGGAGCATGGGATTTCCTGTGAAATCATGCAATGCACCCTGCATGAGGTAGAGAGCTATGACGGTCAGGTGGATCTGATCATCACGACGATGAAGGTAAAGAAGAAATTCACAACACCGCTCGTTCACGGCAGTGCCTACCTGACAGGCATCAATGAAGAAGCAGTTACGCAACAGATTATGGATATTCTCGCATAG
- a CDS encoding PTS sugar transporter subunit IIA has protein sequence MGFQFIPQLIETDVCVKDKEEVIRHLADKLKAHGCSDAAYADKVLLREQEYPTGLRTKCAAIAIPHAFDPAISGNHVALAILQHPIRFCNMEDTDSEIDVDMVFLMAISSAHEQLEMLQTIMRMLGDDTLFIRLVRLHDADEVCRQLNAFIEGQKS, from the coding sequence ATGGGATTTCAATTCATACCACAGCTGATTGAAACGGATGTATGTGTAAAGGACAAGGAAGAGGTCATTCGCCATCTGGCGGATAAGCTGAAAGCACATGGATGCAGTGATGCGGCATATGCGGATAAGGTGCTGCTGCGTGAGCAGGAATATCCAACCGGGCTGCGTACCAAATGTGCTGCTATCGCTATTCCACATGCCTTTGATCCGGCAATCAGCGGCAATCATGTTGCACTGGCTATCCTGCAGCATCCGATTCGCTTTTGCAACATGGAGGATACGGACAGTGAAATTGATGTTGACATGGTGTTTCTCATGGCAATCAGCAGTGCCCATGAGCAGCTGGAAATGCTGCAGACCATCATGCGGATGCTGGGGGATGACACGCTGTTTATCCGGCTTGTGAGGCTGCATGATGCAGATGAGGTATGCAGGCAGCTGAATGCATTTATAGAAGGACAGAAATCATAA
- a CDS encoding PTS sugar transporter subunit IIA, translating into MKEEVLSVENIQIQERSCDWKSAIETAVKPLIQNGFVEERYTAAILRNIEAWGPYFMAGPYIILPHARPEEGVRKNQISILSLKKPVYFDDGSIPIRLLMILASVDSKSHLRILKMLASVVTDEATLRSLLKSSTPQELFQCFQAKESKGGREDGISIHTTAD; encoded by the coding sequence ATGAAAGAAGAAGTGCTGTCCGTTGAGAACATTCAGATACAGGAGCGCTCCTGTGACTGGAAATCCGCTATAGAAACCGCAGTGAAGCCATTGATTCAAAACGGCTTTGTGGAAGAGAGGTATACAGCAGCCATACTTCGCAATATTGAGGCATGGGGACCTTACTTCATGGCCGGACCCTACATCATACTTCCACACGCAAGGCCTGAGGAGGGCGTGCGGAAAAATCAGATTTCCATTTTGTCATTAAAAAAACCGGTATATTTTGACGATGGAAGCATACCGATCCGCTTGTTGATGATTCTGGCTTCTGTAGATTCAAAATCACATCTGCGAATCCTGAAGATGCTGGCGAGTGTAGTTACGGATGAAGCGACACTGCGAAGCCTGTTGAAAAGCAGTACGCCGCAGGAGCTGTTTCAATGTTTTCAGGCAAAGGAATCGAAGGGAGGTAGAGAAGATGGGATTTCAATTCATACCACAGCTGATTGA
- a CDS encoding BglG family transcription antiterminator produces MIPFTGKQLQLIQLLMEQSTPIALDEISQLLHAGRRSVYYIVNKTNEVLQMNALKPVMCKRGAGYFLLDEQKQQLSALLQKRQLQPDVLTPQQRVSFLICYMIYPKAVIHVEDIMQLLKCSRNTVFSDLKNVKEQLKAYGLELRIDLKNGYGIEGKAFNKRAVLLYFLKQLLDEVNYHALPFLDTALVDDYYGRLQKISSEREHEYRQDNLLSIACMLSIIRDSPEQYDFSLMELRDLCETQELDLIDRYFQELNVHERLYLALHLLGSKASRELCPQDDEHDIRIFELSSRLVETFERTACVSFDDKNDLINSIYMHLKLSMYYNRLSIQVVNPLIDEIQKQYKDIYMITQLVCEDLRDLFQMPIIDSEIAYLTMHFGGHLKQGVRCYDEIRILIVCPSGISTSMLLKREIEGLYANVRVVDTASLEHVQEYEQQVDFIVSTIDVQSEVPVIQVHPILSRKDKARIASMMMLNFDCYEINNEKLGGLLSIIASYVKETDMDALKRDVLAYLNRGNSFVGIHDKEQLGLLDILQKEDIQVLEQVDSWKEMIQTASTPLLSRGVIQNSYVQEMIHLVDEYGPYILLANSVAVAHAKPEHGAFRLGLSFLIVKRDVPFDEVSSLRYLFVLSDAAHDKHLNVLHEILQLSRNRDLLRRLDACENAAEVRRLLQFAFS; encoded by the coding sequence ATGATACCGTTTACAGGAAAACAGCTGCAGCTGATTCAGCTGCTTATGGAACAAAGCACACCGATTGCGTTGGATGAAATATCACAGCTTTTGCATGCAGGAAGGCGAAGTGTGTATTATATCGTGAATAAAACGAATGAGGTACTGCAGATGAATGCACTAAAGCCTGTGATGTGCAAACGGGGAGCCGGTTATTTTCTGTTGGATGAGCAGAAGCAGCAGCTATCCGCCCTTCTGCAAAAGCGGCAGCTGCAGCCGGATGTACTGACACCTCAGCAGCGTGTCAGCTTTCTGATCTGCTATATGATCTATCCCAAAGCAGTTATTCATGTGGAGGATATCATGCAGTTGTTAAAATGCAGCCGCAATACCGTGTTCAGTGATTTGAAGAATGTGAAGGAGCAGCTGAAAGCCTATGGTCTGGAGCTGCGCATCGATTTGAAAAACGGATACGGCATCGAGGGAAAGGCATTCAACAAGCGGGCGGTTCTGCTGTATTTTCTGAAGCAGCTGCTGGATGAGGTGAATTATCACGCATTGCCCTTTCTGGACACAGCGCTGGTGGACGATTATTATGGAAGACTACAGAAAATATCCAGTGAGCGTGAGCATGAATACCGACAGGACAATCTGCTATCCATCGCCTGTATGCTGAGCATTATCCGCGATTCACCGGAGCAGTATGATTTTTCTCTCATGGAGCTACGTGATCTGTGTGAAACACAGGAGCTGGATTTGATTGACCGTTATTTTCAGGAGCTGAATGTGCATGAGCGGCTGTATCTCGCATTGCATCTTTTGGGCTCCAAGGCAAGCAGGGAGCTGTGTCCGCAGGATGATGAGCATGATATCCGCATCTTTGAATTATCCAGCCGTCTTGTGGAAACCTTTGAGCGTACGGCATGTGTATCCTTTGATGATAAAAATGACCTGATCAATTCCATCTATATGCATTTGAAGCTGTCCATGTATTACAACCGTCTTTCCATCCAGGTCGTAAACCCGCTGATCGATGAAATACAGAAGCAGTACAAGGATATTTATATGATTACACAGCTGGTATGCGAAGACCTCAGGGATTTGTTTCAGATGCCGATCATAGATAGTGAAATCGCTTATCTGACCATGCATTTCGGCGGACATCTGAAGCAGGGGGTGCGCTGCTATGATGAAATCCGTATTCTGATTGTCTGTCCCAGCGGGATTTCCACATCCATGCTTCTCAAGCGGGAAATCGAGGGGCTGTATGCGAATGTGCGGGTTGTGGATACCGCGAGTCTGGAGCATGTGCAGGAATATGAGCAGCAGGTGGATTTCATTGTATCGACAATCGATGTACAAAGCGAGGTGCCAGTAATACAGGTGCATCCGATTTTAAGCAGAAAGGATAAGGCACGAATCGCTTCCATGATGATGCTGAATTTCGACTGCTATGAAATCAACAATGAAAAGCTGGGCGGTCTGCTTTCCATCATCGCCTCCTATGTGAAGGAAACGGATATGGACGCCCTGAAGCGGGATGTTCTGGCCTATCTCAACCGGGGAAACTCCTTTGTCGGTATTCATGATAAAGAGCAGCTCGGTCTGCTGGATATATTGCAAAAGGAGGATATACAGGTTCTGGAGCAGGTGGACTCCTGGAAGGAGATGATTCAGACGGCATCCACACCGCTGCTGAGCCGCGGTGTCATTCAAAACAGCTATGTGCAGGAGATGATCCATCTGGTGGATGAATACGGACCATATATCCTGCTGGCGAATTCCGTTGCCGTAGCTCATGCGAAGCCGGAGCATGGCGCCTTCCGTCTGGGACTGTCCTTCCTGATAGTCAAGCGGGATGTACCCTTTGATGAGGTATCTTCGCTGCGGTATCTGTTTGTACTGTCAGACGCCGCTCACGACAAGCATCTGAATGTCCTGCATGAAATCCTGCAGCTGAGCAGAAACAGGGATCTTCTTAGACGGTTGGATGCATGCGAAAATGCAGCCGAGGTGCGAAGGCTTCTGCAGTTTGCTTTCTCTTAA
- a CDS encoding LCP family protein encodes MENKKLKRRSLIIDIIMLAVFLMVSIVSFYIAYSFGLLPIKWVTIAAAIFGLLFLILLLLAFKQMPTWGLVIKRLFLILLVAIVGTFGYFMEKSRTTINKMSKTTKVNDDGTTTITTNLYLITSKTSGIRSEAELADKIIGFQNGSDADNLSFAKTSVSKDISSYTAKEEMDYTTLYDQMEQGNVSAMAISETFYNMSKANIKDFEKNVQILKTYSKTDTIKTKEQKDITKQTFTVYLSGLDSTGSPDQQTRTDTNLLLIVNPVANHIDMVSIPRDALVPNTALNNANDKLTHTGIYGIDTSVDTISQFFGIPVDYYARVSFNSMIEIVDTIGGIDVDVELDFCEQDENRSFKKDDLICLKKGEQHLDGKQALAYSRHRKTEGYDNAGRERAQQRIIKAIINKLISPSALGYVNDLLDVAPNYVITDMPANQITKFVSSELDNMKPWTISSVISDTGVYDSQQVASLNPLEGPYDVYLFNKDEVHAVVNAYDGASNQLQMESFHFNMDDLYRDTLPINDDPNIIWDTMASTPH; translated from the coding sequence ATGGAAAATAAAAAACTAAAACGCAGGAGCCTGATTATCGATATCATCATGCTCGCTGTATTTCTGATGGTAAGTATTGTATCCTTCTATATCGCCTACAGCTTCGGACTGCTCCCAATCAAGTGGGTTACCATAGCAGCAGCAATCTTCGGACTGCTGTTTCTGATTTTACTGCTACTCGCATTTAAACAGATGCCGACCTGGGGCTTAGTCATCAAGCGGCTGTTTCTGATTCTGCTTGTCGCAATTGTTGGCACCTTCGGCTATTTCATGGAGAAATCCCGTACAACCATCAACAAAATGAGTAAAACGACCAAGGTCAATGATGACGGTACGACAACCATTACCACAAACCTGTACCTGATTACATCAAAAACCAGCGGTATCAGGAGTGAGGCAGAGCTTGCGGATAAGATTATCGGATTTCAGAACGGAAGTGATGCAGATAACCTTTCCTTTGCCAAGACCTCGGTATCCAAGGACATCAGCTCCTATACTGCCAAAGAGGAAATGGATTATACGACACTCTATGATCAGATGGAGCAGGGAAATGTATCCGCAATGGCAATCTCTGAAACCTTCTACAATATGTCGAAAGCAAACATCAAGGATTTTGAGAAAAATGTACAGATTCTGAAAACCTATTCCAAAACCGATACCATTAAGACCAAGGAACAGAAGGACATCACCAAGCAGACCTTTACCGTTTACCTGAGCGGTCTGGACAGTACCGGTTCTCCGGATCAGCAGACGCGTACCGATACCAATCTGCTGCTGATTGTCAATCCGGTCGCAAATCATATCGATATGGTTTCCATACCAAGGGATGCGCTGGTACCCAATACGGCCCTGAACAATGCCAATGACAAGCTGACGCATACCGGCATATATGGAATCGATACGAGTGTGGACACCATCTCACAGTTCTTCGGCATTCCGGTTGACTACTATGCACGTGTCAGCTTTAATTCCATGATTGAAATCGTCGATACGATCGGCGGTATTGACGTGGATGTGGAACTTGATTTCTGTGAGCAGGATGAAAACCGCAGCTTTAAAAAGGACGATCTGATCTGCCTGAAAAAGGGAGAGCAGCATCTGGATGGAAAGCAGGCGCTCGCTTATTCCCGTCACCGTAAAACCGAGGGCTATGACAACGCCGGAAGAGAACGTGCACAGCAGCGTATCATCAAGGCAATCATCAACAAGCTGATTTCCCCGTCCGCACTTGGCTATGTCAATGATCTGCTGGATGTCGCTCCCAATTACGTGATTACCGATATGCCGGCAAACCAGATTACAAAATTCGTTTCCAGTGAGCTGGATAATATGAAGCCCTGGACAATTTCCAGTGTCATTTCCGATACCGGTGTCTATGATTCACAGCAGGTCGCAAGCCTGAATCCGCTGGAGGGACCATATGATGTATATCTCTTCAACAAGGATGAGGTACACGCTGTCGTCAATGCCTATGACGGTGCAAGCAACCAGCTGCAGATGGAGAGCTTTCATTTCAACATGGATGATCTCTACAGGGATACTCTGCCAATCAACGATGATCCCAATATCATCTGGGACACCATGGCAAGCACGCCGCACTAA
- a CDS encoding ferrichrome ABC transporter substrate-binding protein — translation MNQIAKKLLLCVGILSVTMVSGCSSDDSSKKKETAKNEEKAEVKMVANDLYVEPLNPTQAQIEAYNKLSQAITSEDRKEEATMVAVSFAFDFFTLSNKEDAQDLGGLQFIPSDKIRNFMEFAQAYYYGNYPTIVNEYGKKSLPEVSGYKVDAVEAKDFTYNGSACRGYDVKLTLTYAETEVESLKKSMTISVIEIQDYEYDRTKNYKKDVIYDGEMKNVYRVLAVE, via the coding sequence ATGAATCAAATAGCAAAGAAATTACTTCTCTGCGTCGGAATCCTATCGGTAACTATGGTTAGCGGATGCAGCTCTGACGACAGCAGCAAGAAAAAAGAAACAGCGAAAAATGAAGAGAAGGCGGAAGTGAAAATGGTTGCCAATGATTTATATGTGGAGCCCTTGAATCCAACTCAGGCGCAAATCGAGGCGTATAACAAGCTGTCGCAAGCAATTACCAGCGAGGACAGAAAAGAGGAGGCTACCATGGTAGCAGTCAGCTTTGCATTTGATTTCTTTACATTATCCAACAAAGAGGATGCCCAGGATCTTGGCGGACTGCAGTTTATACCAAGCGATAAGATCCGCAACTTCATGGAGTTTGCACAGGCATACTACTATGGAAATTATCCGACCATCGTAAACGAATACGGGAAGAAAAGCCTGCCGGAGGTATCCGGTTATAAGGTGGATGCTGTAGAAGCCAAGGATTTTACCTACAACGGCTCTGCCTGCCGAGGATACGATGTCAAGCTGACATTGACCTATGCAGAAACGGAAGTGGAGAGTCTGAAGAAGTCCATGACGATCAGCGTTATCGAAATTCAGGATTATGAATATGACCGTACAAAGAATTACAAGAAAGATGTCATCTACGATGGGGAAATGAAAAATGTCTATCGTGTATTGGCAGTTGAATAA